A region from the Candidatus Electrothrix scaldis genome encodes:
- a CDS encoding TRAP transporter substrate-binding protein, with amino-acid sequence MKFILKIALAATLLITTTGHPALAAKTVRWKLAETWPSNLTPLASPPMQVAKMVEEMSGGKFTIRVEGKEKHKAPLAVLDMVKGGQYQMGHSGSYYWKGKDINTIFFTTVPFGMTTAEQYAWFYYGDGMKYMQQVYDRFKVLCYPGGNTGVQMGGWFKKEINSLDDLKGLKMRIPGLAGEVFAKLGVNVTNIPAGELYTSLDRGTIDALEWVGPGMDIRMGFHKVAPYYYTGWHEPASEMQFLINKRAYKKLPPEYQAMLQTAMKAAAADMYYENYAESAEAWDKMKSEYPDIKVKTFPQPVLKAMKKATDEVLEGYASSDPLFKEILASQRTFMKKVREWTVISDYNYLKTSMELEK; translated from the coding sequence ATGAAATTCATCCTGAAAATTGCACTGGCAGCAACCCTGCTCATCACCACAACAGGCCATCCAGCCCTGGCTGCCAAAACCGTACGCTGGAAACTGGCAGAAACCTGGCCCTCAAACCTGACTCCGCTGGCCTCGCCCCCAATGCAGGTGGCCAAGATGGTCGAGGAAATGAGCGGTGGAAAATTCACTATCCGTGTCGAAGGCAAGGAAAAGCATAAAGCGCCGCTGGCGGTCCTGGATATGGTTAAGGGCGGACAGTACCAGATGGGCCATAGCGGCTCCTATTACTGGAAGGGCAAGGATATCAATACGATCTTTTTCACCACCGTGCCCTTTGGCATGACCACGGCTGAGCAGTATGCCTGGTTCTATTATGGAGACGGCATGAAGTACATGCAGCAAGTCTATGACCGCTTCAAGGTACTGTGCTATCCAGGCGGCAACACCGGGGTGCAGATGGGCGGCTGGTTTAAAAAGGAGATCAATTCCCTGGATGATCTGAAGGGCCTCAAGATGCGGATTCCCGGTCTGGCTGGCGAGGTCTTTGCTAAGCTGGGCGTGAATGTCACCAATATCCCCGCAGGCGAGCTCTATACCTCCCTGGATCGTGGCACCATTGATGCCCTGGAATGGGTGGGGCCGGGCATGGATATTCGAATGGGCTTTCACAAGGTGGCCCCATATTATTACACCGGCTGGCATGAACCTGCCTCGGAGATGCAATTTCTCATCAATAAACGAGCCTATAAAAAACTCCCGCCCGAGTATCAAGCCATGCTCCAGACAGCTATGAAGGCTGCTGCCGCTGATATGTATTATGAGAATTATGCGGAAAGTGCTGAGGCCTGGGATAAGATGAAGAGCGAGTATCCTGATATCAAGGTCAAGACTTTTCCCCAGCCGGTGCTCAAGGCCATGAAAAAAGCCACCGACGAGGTTCTGGAGGGCTATGCCAGTAGCGATCCCCTGTTCAAGGAAATCCTGGCCTCACAACGGACCTTTATGAAAAAGGTCCGGGAATGGACCGTGATTTCTGACTATAACTACCTGAAAACCAGTATGGAGTTGGAAAAGTAG
- a CDS encoding type II toxin-antitoxin system mRNA interferase toxin, RelE/StbE family has product MSWYVTYHPGVEDDLHRVGPAAARRILKAISKKLVTAPLQFGAPLSGNLSVFRKLRIGDYRVVYQVTETTVTVYVLAVGPRRDKEIYDAAAGRL; this is encoded by the coding sequence ATGAGTTGGTATGTTACCTATCATCCCGGAGTGGAGGACGATCTGCACCGGGTCGGGCCTGCCGCTGCCCGGCGTATCCTGAAAGCCATCAGCAAAAAGCTGGTCACTGCTCCTTTACAGTTCGGAGCGCCGCTTTCCGGTAATCTGTCCGTATTTCGGAAATTGCGTATCGGGGATTACCGGGTTGTGTATCAAGTGACAGAAACAACCGTGACCGTGTACGTGCTGGCAGTCGGCCCCCGCCGGGATAAGGAGATATACGACGCAGCTGCCGGACGACTCTGA
- a CDS encoding type II toxin-antitoxin system prevent-host-death family antitoxin yields the protein MSATDYLSATALAKKTAAALDSLEQGEKDKLIILKNNAPKAVLLSFEAYQALEEELEDLRLGALALARSQTFRPETALSHEEMLKKFKT from the coding sequence ATGTCTGCTACTGACTATCTTTCCGCCACAGCTCTGGCCAAAAAAACAGCCGCTGCTCTCGATTCCCTGGAACAGGGGGAAAAAGACAAACTGATTATCCTGAAAAATAACGCCCCCAAAGCGGTTCTTCTCTCTTTTGAAGCCTACCAGGCTCTGGAGGAAGAGCTGGAGGATCTGCGTCTCGGTGCTCTCGCCCTTGCCCGGTCACAGACCTTCAGGCCGGAGACAGCTCTTTCTCACGAGGAGATGCTGAAGAAATTCAAGACATGA
- a CDS encoding reverse transcriptase domain-containing protein, whose amino-acid sequence MISYDRVVHATIKQLLEPILDPGFSDHSFGFRPGRSQRQAVESGQRIVKSGKEYVVDIDLSKYFDLCG is encoded by the coding sequence GTGATTAGTTACGACAGGGTTGTTCATGCGACGATCAAACAGCTTTTGGAGCCCATACTTGATCCGGGATTTTCTGATCACAGCTTTGGTTTTCGTCCCGGACGTAGTCAACGTCAGGCGGTGGAATCCGGCCAGCGGATTGTGAAGAGCGGGAAAGAGTATGTGGTGGACATCGACTTGTCGAAATATTTCGACCTGTGCGGTTAG
- a CDS encoding IS66 family transposase produces the protein MSADNPLPDDLKITEVDLAATPPAVLDLVRILAAENAALRKRVEELEAKLGENSSNSNKPPSSDSPYDEKGETEDKKKKGQGSQKPPKKRKGSRQKFMSPTETQDVTPSTCSCGCSSFKNLEPYYTHQHIELPEIVMSVIHFTLYKGECTGCGKTGKGYVPGEFQAGFGPRFTALVGEISGIDGNSRETVQTFCSSVLGVPVSLGAIQKIIDRASAAVKPHYETIRDVAQSQDVNYLDETTWKKGGKLHWLWVMTNSTVAYFMIHRHRSREAFEQLIGIWEGILVSDGYRLYQSWINGRQTCLAHLIRRAQGLSERDDPELAKCGKWAAAELRRLCKMAKDPPTQGEWSPFYARLCRLIALYRDCDSDAGKFVRHIEDEMDSLFTFLFEEGVDPTNNFAERMIRFAVLWRKRSQGTKSDKGNRWGERILSLRQTCRLQGKSTFEVLTDAVRSYFRQQTPDLDWIRQAA, from the coding sequence ATGTCCGCTGATAATCCTCTACCCGACGATCTCAAAATAACCGAAGTCGATCTTGCCGCCACTCCTCCGGCAGTATTGGATCTGGTGCGGATTCTTGCTGCCGAGAATGCTGCATTGCGCAAGCGGGTAGAAGAGCTGGAAGCCAAGCTCGGAGAGAATTCATCAAATTCCAATAAGCCACCGTCTTCCGATTCTCCCTACGATGAAAAAGGGGAAACTGAGGACAAGAAAAAGAAGGGGCAAGGATCGCAGAAACCACCCAAAAAGCGCAAAGGATCACGGCAGAAATTCATGTCGCCCACGGAAACGCAGGATGTAACGCCCTCCACCTGTTCCTGTGGCTGCAGCAGCTTCAAAAATCTCGAACCATACTATACCCACCAGCACATCGAACTCCCCGAAATCGTGATGTCGGTCATTCATTTCACCCTGTATAAAGGGGAATGCACTGGCTGCGGAAAAACCGGTAAAGGATACGTTCCCGGAGAATTCCAGGCTGGCTTCGGTCCGAGATTCACAGCTCTGGTCGGCGAGATCAGCGGTATTGACGGCAACAGTCGCGAGACCGTTCAGACATTCTGCTCTTCTGTCCTCGGTGTTCCCGTCAGCCTTGGAGCTATACAAAAAATCATTGATCGGGCCTCGGCAGCGGTCAAACCGCATTATGAAACCATACGGGACGTAGCCCAAAGCCAGGATGTCAATTATCTCGACGAAACCACCTGGAAAAAAGGCGGCAAACTCCACTGGCTGTGGGTTATGACCAATTCGACGGTCGCCTATTTCATGATTCATCGACACCGATCCAGGGAAGCCTTTGAACAGCTTATCGGTATCTGGGAAGGTATTCTGGTTAGTGACGGTTACAGGCTCTATCAGAGCTGGATCAATGGCCGCCAAACCTGCCTTGCCCACCTGATACGCAGAGCACAGGGACTATCCGAGCGTGATGACCCGGAGCTTGCCAAATGCGGAAAATGGGCTGCCGCCGAACTGAGACGGTTGTGTAAAATGGCGAAGGATCCGCCAACTCAGGGTGAATGGTCACCATTTTATGCCCGGCTTTGCCGACTTATTGCGCTGTATCGCGACTGCGACAGTGATGCGGGGAAGTTTGTCCGCCATATTGAGGATGAAATGGATTCACTTTTTACCTTCCTGTTTGAGGAGGGCGTGGACCCCACCAACAATTTTGCTGAACGAATGATTCGCTTCGCCGTGCTCTGGCGAAAACGCAGCCAGGGAACAAAGAGCGACAAAGGAAATCGATGGGGTGAGCGAATTCTTTCGCTGCGCCAGACATGCAGATTGCAAGGCAAATCCACGTTTGAGGTGCTCACTGATGCTGTGCGTTCTTATTTCAGGCAACAGACTCCTGACTTAGATTGGATCAGACAGGCCGCTTGA
- a CDS encoding transketolase: MSLKFNPAASELTAEEIATLKDMRTRCAKRILLSTSLAASGHPGGSLSSLDMLLVAYGLINHDPSNPRMAERDRMVESIGHISPGVYSVLAENGYFSEEDFLIGFRRTGSGFPGHVESIVPGVEWDTGNLGQGLSTAVGMAHAFKIQGKKNRVFCLMGDGEQQKGQITEAIRHAVKYKLDNLTVLIDRNQLQICGSTEDIMPQCMQKLYGGLGFNPVVVKEGHDYQALYQAMRDAYRNISGVPTVLVVKTVMGKGISFMENKAKYHGSPLPPDMLADALAELGVENDFEQWKARRNEPVSTATIMPPRADYPEIQPGEPIVYAADEKTDCRSGYGNALLGLAEANNMPDQPPVITGVSCDLESSVKMGGFHKHSPGGYLELGIQEHHAAATAGAMSCENMVTFFSTFGSFAVSEVYNQNRLNDFNHANIKVVATHVGLDVGEDGPTHQCIDYLGLMKNYFRFSAFIPCDPNQTDRIIRYIATQPGNHFVGMGRSKTPTITKEDGSVFYDADYVFTPGKADWLRQGTDATIITYGAVTPACIEAWQILKDAGKSVGVLNMASLIPLDEQAVADAATIGPIITAEDHHADTGLGASVAMTLMDKGLSPKLRRLGVKQYGGSGSPADLYKQQGLDGASIAATVQELLG; the protein is encoded by the coding sequence ATGTCTTTAAAATTTAATCCTGCTGCGTCTGAATTGACTGCTGAGGAAATCGCAACCTTGAAGGATATGCGCACCCGTTGTGCAAAACGCATCCTGCTGTCCACTTCTTTGGCAGCATCCGGTCATCCCGGTGGATCGCTTTCTTCTCTGGATATGTTGTTGGTGGCCTATGGTTTGATAAACCATGATCCCTCCAACCCCCGTATGGCAGAGCGTGACCGCATGGTAGAATCCATCGGTCATATTTCCCCAGGTGTGTACAGTGTATTGGCCGAGAATGGCTATTTCAGTGAAGAGGATTTTCTGATCGGCTTCCGTCGCACCGGCTCTGGTTTTCCTGGTCATGTCGAGTCCATCGTGCCTGGCGTGGAATGGGATACCGGCAATCTGGGCCAGGGCCTGTCGACCGCAGTGGGTATGGCCCATGCCTTTAAGATCCAGGGTAAGAAGAATCGGGTGTTCTGCCTGATGGGTGATGGTGAGCAGCAAAAGGGCCAGATCACTGAGGCCATTCGCCATGCGGTCAAGTACAAACTGGATAACCTGACCGTGCTTATTGATCGTAACCAGCTCCAGATCTGCGGCAGCACAGAGGATATTATGCCCCAGTGCATGCAGAAATTATACGGCGGCCTGGGATTCAATCCCGTTGTTGTGAAAGAGGGCCATGACTATCAGGCTCTGTATCAGGCCATGCGGGATGCCTACCGTAATATCAGTGGGGTGCCTACGGTATTGGTGGTGAAGACCGTGATGGGCAAGGGCATTTCCTTTATGGAAAACAAGGCTAAGTACCACGGTTCTCCACTGCCCCCGGATATGCTGGCTGATGCCCTGGCAGAGCTGGGTGTGGAAAATGATTTTGAGCAATGGAAGGCACGTCGCAACGAGCCGGTAAGCACGGCAACCATCATGCCGCCCCGTGCTGATTATCCTGAGATTCAGCCGGGTGAACCCATTGTTTACGCTGCTGATGAAAAAACAGATTGTCGTTCCGGTTACGGAAATGCTCTGTTAGGACTGGCTGAGGCCAATAATATGCCGGACCAGCCACCGGTGATTACCGGGGTATCCTGTGATCTGGAAAGCTCTGTGAAGATGGGTGGTTTTCATAAACATTCACCGGGTGGCTATCTGGAGCTGGGGATTCAGGAGCATCATGCTGCGGCCACAGCCGGGGCTATGAGCTGTGAGAATATGGTCACCTTCTTTTCCACCTTTGGTTCCTTTGCTGTCTCTGAGGTCTATAATCAGAATCGCTTGAACGACTTTAATCACGCGAATATCAAGGTGGTGGCTACCCATGTGGGCCTGGATGTGGGCGAGGACGGCCCCACCCATCAATGTATTGATTACCTGGGCCTGATGAAAAACTACTTTCGTTTTTCTGCCTTTATTCCCTGTGACCCCAACCAGACCGACCGGATTATTCGCTATATCGCCACCCAGCCGGGCAATCATTTTGTTGGTATGGGGCGTTCGAAAACCCCGACCATCACCAAAGAGGACGGTTCTGTCTTTTACGATGCCGACTACGTGTTCACACCGGGTAAAGCAGACTGGCTGCGTCAGGGAACTGACGCCACCATCATTACCTACGGCGCGGTCACCCCGGCCTGTATTGAGGCTTGGCAGATTCTGAAGGATGCGGGAAAATCCGTGGGTGTGCTCAATATGGCCTCCCTGATTCCTTTGGATGAGCAGGCTGTTGCCGATGCTGCTACAATCGGTCCCATTATTACGGCGGAGGATCATCATGCAGACACAGGTCTGGGTGCTTCTGTTGCTATGACCTTGATGGATAAGGGTCTTTCTCCAAAATTACGTCGCCTTGGGGTAAAACAGTATGGTGGGTCTGGTAGCCCGGCAGATCTGTACAAACAGCAGGGCTTGGATGGTGCGTCCATTGCAGCCACTGTGCAGGAATTGCTTGGCTGA
- a CDS encoding SET domain-containing protein, with translation MLLIKTYIDKSPIHGIGVFASEFIKKGTVIWEFNPLVDIILTPDQFKELPEVMQEFAEYISIPYPYGADNYCLSLDNGQYMNHSFDPNMGPCPERGVVDIALRDIPKGTEMMVDYSVEDHRTDWAELFKD, from the coding sequence ATGTTGTTGATAAAAACCTATATTGATAAGAGTCCTATTCATGGAATCGGTGTTTTTGCAAGCGAGTTTATCAAAAAAGGAACAGTTATATGGGAGTTTAATCCTCTCGTAGATATAATCTTAACCCCGGATCAATTTAAAGAACTTCCTGAGGTGATGCAGGAGTTTGCCGAATACATTTCTATCCCTTACCCCTATGGTGCGGATAATTACTGCTTATCCCTTGATAACGGGCAGTATATGAACCACAGCTTTGATCCTAATATGGGGCCGTGCCCAGAAAGAGGCGTTGTCGATATCGCTTTACGGGATATACCGAAAGGAACAGAAATGATGGTTGATTATTCTGTGGAGGATCATCGTACTGACTGGGCTGAATTATTTAAGGATTGA
- a CDS encoding saccharopine dehydrogenase family protein, whose product MKRNVLIIGAGGVGAVVAHKCAQHNDLLGDICLASRTRSTCEEIIAGVWKKGNLKDKTRKLFSKQVDAKDIGKVVQLIRETDSDIVINVGTAFVNMSILDACIETGAAYIDTAVHEDIEVVNAKYPWYKHFEWKRRKICEEKGVTAVLGAGFDPGVVNAYCAYAAKHEFDTIREIDIMDVNAGDHGKYFATNFDPEINLREIAEEVGCWENRQWKEFPPHSRSKEFDFPEVGTRKVYLMGHDEVHSLSINLDVETVRFWMGFSEHYLNCFNTLKNIGLLNHKPVITDEGQEVVPLKVLKACLPNPSSLAPEYTGKTCIGNLITGEKDGKEKSIFLYNICDHRQCYEEVGAQAISYTAGVPPVAAALLIADGRWDVQKMKNVEELNPDPFLELLDKIGLSAQLLYIKGKNNVVDKNL is encoded by the coding sequence ATGAAAAGAAATGTTCTGATTATCGGAGCCGGTGGTGTCGGGGCTGTTGTGGCCCATAAATGCGCCCAGCATAATGATCTGCTGGGCGATATTTGCCTCGCCTCGCGAACGCGAAGCACGTGCGAAGAGATCATAGCCGGTGTCTGGAAAAAAGGGAATCTGAAGGATAAAACCAGGAAACTTTTTTCCAAACAAGTGGATGCCAAAGATATAGGCAAGGTGGTGCAGTTGATCAGAGAGACGGACTCGGATATCGTGATCAATGTTGGTACTGCCTTTGTTAATATGTCCATTCTGGATGCCTGTATCGAAACCGGAGCAGCATATATTGATACTGCAGTGCATGAGGACATTGAGGTCGTCAATGCCAAGTATCCTTGGTATAAGCATTTTGAATGGAAGCGAAGAAAAATTTGTGAAGAAAAAGGCGTGACTGCTGTTTTGGGCGCTGGGTTTGATCCTGGGGTGGTTAACGCCTACTGCGCTTATGCTGCCAAACATGAATTTGATACGATCCGGGAAATTGATATCATGGATGTCAATGCCGGTGACCACGGGAAATATTTTGCCACCAACTTTGATCCAGAAATAAACTTACGCGAGATTGCCGAAGAGGTTGGTTGCTGGGAAAATAGGCAGTGGAAGGAATTTCCTCCCCATTCCCGTTCAAAGGAGTTTGATTTTCCCGAAGTCGGCACGCGGAAGGTCTATCTTATGGGTCATGATGAGGTCCACTCTTTATCCATCAACCTTGATGTTGAAACGGTCCGCTTCTGGATGGGATTTAGTGAGCATTATCTCAACTGTTTTAATACCCTAAAAAATATAGGCTTGCTCAACCATAAGCCGGTGATAACGGATGAGGGGCAGGAAGTGGTTCCTCTCAAGGTCCTTAAAGCCTGCTTGCCCAATCCTTCCTCTTTAGCTCCTGAGTATACAGGGAAGACCTGTATAGGTAATTTGATTACGGGAGAAAAGGATGGAAAAGAAAAATCTATCTTTCTCTATAATATTTGTGATCATCGGCAATGTTATGAAGAGGTTGGGGCTCAGGCTATATCCTATACAGCGGGCGTTCCTCCGGTTGCCGCAGCGCTTTTGATTGCCGATGGTCGATGGGATGTGCAGAAGATGAAAAATGTAGAGGAGCTTAATCCAGACCCTTTTTTAGAACTACTTGATAAAATAGGTTTGTCTGCTCAATTGCTATATATAAAAGGGAAAAATAATGTTGTTGATAAAAACCTATAA
- a CDS encoding YkgJ family cysteine cluster protein, which translates to MSQELNTDRDVCNRCLKKCCFFSTETTNPEAVLSWSEIEKIELATGRVDFYEEKKSRYADELYYRLKSIVGRCCFYDQQEEICTIYDVRPIDCRLHPFDFTVFDSDQGDMWVLNNCLLSQSFDEATIEKMLNYFECNYAEEIAGILTCEDSSFVEVLKDNVGVRKLRKVKLSIPPPK; encoded by the coding sequence ATGAGCCAAGAACTGAATACAGATCGTGATGTATGTAACCGTTGCCTTAAAAAATGTTGTTTTTTTTCAACTGAAACTACTAACCCAGAGGCAGTCCTCAGTTGGAGTGAGATAGAAAAAATTGAACTTGCTACAGGGCGTGTTGATTTTTATGAGGAAAAAAAATCTCGTTATGCTGATGAGCTATATTACAGACTGAAGTCAATAGTAGGACGTTGCTGTTTTTATGATCAGCAAGAGGAAATCTGTACCATATACGATGTGAGGCCTATAGATTGTCGTCTTCATCCATTTGATTTTACTGTATTTGATTCTGATCAAGGCGATATGTGGGTATTGAATAACTGTCTTTTGTCTCAAAGTTTTGACGAAGCAACTATCGAAAAAATGCTTAACTATTTTGAGTGCAATTATGCGGAAGAAATTGCTGGTATTTTGACTTGCGAAGACAGCTCTTTTGTCGAGGTTTTGAAAGATAATGTAGGGGTTCGTAAATTACGAAAGGTGAAATTATCTATTCCTCCCCCAAAATAG
- a CDS encoding saccharopine dehydrogenase family protein, with protein sequence MKKNVLIIGAGGVAKVAAHKCAQHNDILGNICIASRTQGKCDEIIESVQKKGSLKETNGQLYSRQINALDIPATSKLIEETGSQIVINLGTSFVNMSVLQACLATGAAYIDTAIHEEPDKICEQPPWYANYEWKYLDACEEKGLTAILGIGFDPGVVNAYCVYAVKHYFDTIDSIDIMDVNAGSHGKYFATNFDPEINFREFTGQVWSWIDRQWVAQPVHSEKQVYDFPVVGEQTIYLNGHDELHSLYKNIDANSIRFWMGFSDHYINCFTILKNIGLLSEQPVVTAEGLEVVPLKVVKACLPDPASLAPGYTGKTCIGNLVKGQKDGKKKEVFIYNICDHAECYQEVESQAISYTAGVPPVAAAMLIAQGDWDVQHMVNVEELAPDPLIKLLDKIGLPTQVEEKEYR encoded by the coding sequence ATGAAAAAAAATGTATTAATTATCGGGGCTGGTGGCGTTGCAAAGGTTGCTGCCCACAAATGTGCCCAGCATAACGATATTCTGGGGAATATCTGTATCGCATCCAGAACCCAAGGGAAATGTGATGAGATCATTGAGAGTGTCCAGAAAAAGGGAAGCCTTAAAGAGACGAACGGGCAGCTCTACTCTCGCCAGATTAATGCCTTGGATATTCCTGCGACAAGCAAGTTAATTGAAGAGACTGGTTCGCAGATCGTGATTAACCTGGGAACCTCTTTTGTCAATATGTCTGTTTTGCAGGCCTGTTTGGCAACAGGGGCAGCTTATATCGATACAGCTATTCATGAAGAGCCGGATAAAATCTGTGAGCAACCGCCTTGGTATGCCAATTATGAATGGAAATATCTGGATGCCTGCGAGGAAAAGGGACTGACCGCCATTTTGGGCATTGGCTTTGATCCGGGTGTGGTCAATGCCTACTGTGTCTATGCGGTGAAACATTATTTTGACACCATTGACAGCATAGATATCATGGATGTTAATGCTGGCAGCCACGGCAAATATTTTGCCACTAATTTTGACCCGGAAATTAATTTCAGGGAATTTACTGGTCAGGTCTGGAGTTGGATTGATAGGCAGTGGGTTGCTCAGCCTGTTCACTCAGAAAAGCAGGTCTACGATTTCCCTGTGGTCGGTGAGCAGACAATCTACCTGAATGGGCATGATGAATTGCACTCCCTCTATAAAAATATTGATGCAAACAGTATTCGTTTCTGGATGGGGTTTAGCGATCATTATATTAATTGCTTCACCATCCTGAAAAATATCGGTCTGCTGTCCGAACAGCCTGTTGTTACTGCTGAAGGGCTGGAAGTGGTTCCCCTGAAGGTAGTCAAGGCCTGTTTGCCAGACCCAGCCTCTCTGGCTCCCGGATATACAGGAAAAACCTGTATAGGGAACCTTGTCAAAGGACAAAAAGACGGCAAGAAGAAAGAGGTTTTTATCTATAATATCTGTGATCATGCAGAATGTTATCAGGAGGTCGAGTCGCAGGCCATCTCCTATACAGCAGGCGTGCCGCCTGTTGCCGCTGCAATGCTGATTGCCCAAGGTGACTGGGATGTGCAGCATATGGTAAATGTGGAAGAGCTGGCCCCAGATCCTCTTATTAAATTGTTGGATAAGATAGGGCTACCAACTCAGGTCGAAGAAAAAGAGTACCGGTGA
- the nspC gene encoding carboxynorspermidine decarboxylase has protein sequence MKLATPYYLIDEARLLKNLERIQSVREQAGARSVLALKCFSTWPVFGLMRQYMDGTTSSSLYEARLGYEEFGKEVHAYSVAFAEEEIDELCTISDKIIFNSVSQLQQFAQKTEHLARGLRLNPQVSYSHFDLADPARQYSRLGFIDVPSLEIRELISGAMLHYNCENADFENFSFLLDQIGERYKDLLYHLDWLSLGGGLYFTRDDYPLEKFSEKLKAFSEQFELQLYLEPGEAAITDSTSLVTTVLDIVHNERDIAIVDSSIEAHMLDLLIYQEPAQIKNSLKDGEFHYFIAGKSCLAGDVFGEYRSDAPLQPGDQVQIADAGGYTMVKMNWFNGLKMPSIMIKRLDGSCETVKTFSYQDFKQNFGTDAFALNGGCG, from the coding sequence ATGAAACTTGCTACGCCTTATTATCTTATTGACGAGGCGAGGCTTCTTAAGAATCTTGAGCGGATTCAAAGTGTTCGAGAACAGGCAGGGGCCAGGTCAGTTCTGGCCCTGAAGTGTTTTTCCACTTGGCCTGTTTTCGGCCTCATGCGTCAATATATGGATGGTACCACGAGCAGTTCCCTGTACGAGGCACGGCTCGGCTATGAAGAATTCGGTAAAGAAGTGCATGCCTATAGTGTTGCCTTTGCTGAAGAGGAGATTGATGAATTATGTACAATCTCTGACAAAATTATCTTTAACTCGGTTTCTCAGTTGCAGCAGTTTGCTCAGAAGACCGAGCATCTTGCCAGGGGGTTGCGTCTTAATCCTCAGGTGAGCTATTCTCATTTTGATTTAGCTGATCCTGCTCGACAATACTCCAGGCTGGGATTTATTGATGTCCCCTCCCTGGAGATACGAGAGCTGATCAGTGGTGCGATGTTGCACTATAATTGTGAGAATGCTGATTTTGAGAATTTTTCTTTTCTCTTAGATCAAATAGGAGAACGCTATAAGGATCTCCTCTATCATCTGGATTGGTTGAGCCTTGGCGGTGGTCTTTATTTTACCCGTGATGATTACCCGTTGGAGAAATTCAGCGAAAAACTCAAGGCATTCAGTGAGCAATTTGAGCTCCAGTTGTATCTGGAACCGGGCGAAGCAGCTATTACTGATTCCACAAGCCTTGTCACCACAGTGCTTGATATCGTGCATAATGAACGAGATATAGCTATCGTTGATAGTTCTATCGAGGCCCATATGCTTGATCTGCTCATCTATCAGGAACCAGCACAGATAAAGAATTCTTTGAAGGATGGAGAATTTCATTACTTCATAGCGGGTAAATCCTGTTTAGCTGGGGATGTTTTTGGTGAATATCGTTCAGATGCTCCTTTGCAGCCTGGAGATCAGGTCCAGATCGCTGATGCAGGCGGCTATACTATGGTGAAGATGAACTGGTTTAATGGCCTGAAAATGCCTTCGATTATGATTAAACGTCTGGATGGGAGCTGTGAAACCGTGAAGACGTTTTCGTACCAGGATTTTAAGCAGAATTTCGGAACAGATGCCTTTGCCCTGAATGGTGGTTGTGGCTGA
- a CDS encoding S-adenosylmethionine decarboxylase yields the protein MKNNVWGQHLLLDLADCNSNVCEKEAIADFVRELVVAIDMKAYGEPVIVHFAEHSYEAAGYSLVQLIETSAITGHFSDNNRDAYLDVFSCKEFSEDVVIQVVQKHFAPQKIYSAFLDRGATLSERGAFRQCELAARACDKKMR from the coding sequence ATGAAAAATAACGTATGGGGGCAGCATCTGCTCCTTGATCTTGCGGATTGCAACTCGAATGTCTGTGAAAAAGAAGCCATTGCCGATTTTGTTCGAGAGCTGGTAGTAGCTATTGATATGAAGGCCTATGGTGAGCCTGTGATTGTTCATTTTGCTGAACATAGCTATGAGGCTGCTGGGTACTCCCTGGTCCAGCTTATTGAGACCTCTGCAATTACAGGTCATTTTAGTGATAATAATCGGGATGCCTATTTAGATGTTTTTTCCTGTAAGGAGTTTTCCGAAGATGTTGTGATTCAAGTGGTGCAAAAACATTTTGCTCCACAAAAGATCTATTCCGCATTTTTGGATCGAGGGGCCACTTTGTCGGAACGAGGAGCGTTTCGGCAATGTGAGCTTGCCGCAAGGGCTTGTGATAAAAAAATGCGATGA